One genomic region from Nymphaea colorata isolate Beijing-Zhang1983 chromosome 12, ASM883128v2, whole genome shotgun sequence encodes:
- the LOC116265465 gene encoding uncharacterized protein LOC116265465 isoform X5, translating to MASIQGGEREGHSFKSLLALRPTYDEQWQVPTAKEQDKETSEKKRALLENEVAKLQKMVEQEESLHQVLQRAFHRQIGSLPYLPDFVPKEMKELLMEVAMVEDNIAQLEGEVNDLQRGLTQERDLYNGLYYRHQLQQQQFKQQQQEEQQQKQISEIRKGSDNTALSYRVSSLFDERPKTQATRRRRHASMGSASEAEALFSINHTVRSGDLASSFSTKELPGGRLKSATFGKEAGFNQNSSSIKSHENGSHGKGTKRSTTEKIALAPKLPPKHPTAKTTEKEMKGNSNLVQKPSTTLTVSQDNICTTLPNKLSEDIIKCLICIFLRMLRTSRMVKPDKSLNYAKTALSPLPSFLKIENFSSLKEPSLDPYGIFDIDESIPRDIGPYKNFVILTTSSFNTINLDSCRTLLEQLRILLSKLCKVELRFLTYKQKLAFWINMYNACIMHAYLQHGVQPNLENLLLLIKKVELNIGGSMLNAFEIEHLILGQPIEPGNKEAYLEAKSNMKDDIVHYKHKLEHREPNVTFALSCGSRSSPAVRIYTAQAVSMELERSKLEYLQASIVVTSTKMLMIPKLLQQYMRDCSTNIDLLIDWVCSQLPLSCSLRKSIIECIRGHKNEPISTFAEVIPYQSEFLYLLVT from the exons ATGGCGTCAATTCAAGGCGGAGAAAGGGAAGGTCATAGTTTCAAATCCTTACTGGCATTGAGGCCAACTTATGACGAGCAATGGCAAGTACCAACGGCAAAG GAGCAGGATAAGGAAACCAGCGAAAAGAAAAGAGCGTTACTTGAGAATGAG GTCGCCAAGCTGCAGAAGATGGTAGAGCAAGAAGAGAGTCTTCATCAAGTGCTACAACGCGCATTTCATCGGCAGATTGGATCTCTTCCTTATCTTCCTGACTTTGTTCCCAAGGAG ATGAAGGAGCTTCTGATGGAGGTAGCGATGGTGGAGGACAACATTGCTCAACTTGAAGGTGAAGTGAACGATCTTCAACGCGGTCTGACTCAGGAAAGGGATTTGTATAATGGTCTCTATTACCGTCATCAGCTGCAACAACAACAAttcaaacaacaacaacaagaagagCAGCAACAGAAGCAAATATCCGAAATTAGAAAAGGAAGCGACAATACTGCATTATCATATCGTGTCTCATCACTGTTCGACGAAAGGCCTAAGACGCAGGCAACTCGTAGAAGAAGACATGCTTCAATGGGTTCTGCATCTGAAGCAGAAGCTTTGTTTTCCATCAACCACACAGTGAGAAGTGGGGACTTGGCCTCTAGCTTTAGCACCAAGGAATTGCCTGGTGGACGCCTAAAAAGCGCAACGTTTGGAAAAGAGGCCGGGTTCAACCAAAATAGCTCGAGCATAAAGAGCCATGAAAATGGATCCCACGGGAAGGGCACCAAGAGAAGCACCACTGAAAAGATAGCGCTGGCCCCCAAGCTACCTCCTAAGCATCCTACTGCTAAG ACGactgaaaaggaaatgaagggCAACTCAAATCTTGTTCAAAAGCCTTCAACTACTTTAACAGTATCACAGGATAATATCTGCACAACATTGCCCAACAAGCTCTCTGAGGACATCATCAAGTGCTTGATTTGCATATTCTTGAGAATGCTTAGAACATCGAGGATGGTCAAGCCTGATAAGTCGCTCAACTATGCGAAAAcagctctctctcctctcccaaGCTTTCTCAAAATTGAAAACTTCTCGAGCTTGAAAGAACCAAGTTTGGACCCTTACGGCATATTTGATATCGATGAATCTATTCCAAGAGATATTGGTCCTTACAAGAATTTTGTGATACTCACAACTAGTTCTTTTAATACAATCAACCTTGATAGTTGCAGAACACTTCTTGAGCAACTAAG GATTTTATTGAGCAAACTTTGCAAAGTTGAGCTGAGATTCCTAACGTACAAGCAAAAGTTGGCCTTCTGGATCAACATGTACAACGCCTGCATCATGCAT GCATATCTTCAACATGGCGTACAACCAAACCTTGAAAATTTGCTTCTGCTGATTAAGAAG GTAGAGCTTAATATTGGAGGGAGCATGTTGAATGCTTTTGAGATAGAGCATCTCATCTTGGGGCAACCAATTGAACCTGGAAATAAAGAA GCCTATCTGGAGGCTAAAAGCAATATGAAAGATGACATTGTACATTACAAGCATAAGCTTGAACATAGAGAACCAAATGTCACCTTTGCCTTATCTTGTGGGAGTCGATCATCACCAGCA GTTAGGATCTACACTGCTCAAGCTGTTTCCATGGAGTTGGAGAGATCAAAGTTGGAGTATTTGCAAGCTTCCATTGTGGTGACAAGTACAAAGATGCTCATGATCCCTAAGCTTCTGCAACAATATATGCGCGACTGCTCGACCAACATAGACCTGTTGATAGATTGGGTGTGCAGCCAACTTCCATTGTCGTGCTCGTTGAGGAAATCCATCATTGAATGCATCAGAGGGCATAAAAATGAACCGATCTCAACATTTGCAGAAGTGATACCTTATCAATCTGAATTCCTTTACTTATTGGTCACATAG